Proteins encoded by one window of Rutidosis leptorrhynchoides isolate AG116_Rl617_1_P2 chromosome 7, CSIRO_AGI_Rlap_v1, whole genome shotgun sequence:
- the LOC139857591 gene encoding MAP3K epsilon protein kinase 1-like isoform X3 — MSRQATTTAFHKSKTLDNKYMLGDEIGKGAYGRVYKGLDLENGDFVAIKQVSLENILQEDLNIIMQEIDLLKNLNHKNIVKYLGSLKTKTHLHIILEYVENGSLANIIKPNKFGPFPESLVAVYIAQVLEGLVYLHEQGVIHRDIKGANILTTKEGLVKLADFGVATKLTEADINTHSVVGTPYWMAPEVIEMSGVCAASDIWSVGCTVIELLTCVPPYYDLQPMPALFRIVQDENPPIPDSLSPGITDFLRQCFKKDARLRPDAKTLLSHPWIQNSRRVVLQSSLRHSGTLRNIEDDGSVSVKSSNADDLSNAENLTAEKVKENKTELLLAEATLAGTSYEGNNSTVDENADAYDDDVSADQVATLAIHDISPLDSSSANDEASKIIDVHELLELNPTNGESRSPESKSKGQTVKENGSSVIANNSPHNSGRSQSSQKGAKGSKMVVSNELSKFSDTPDDALLDDLFQPIDKNDNRSAEASTSSSLHLNQSNKFATDSGKADLATQLRATIAQKQMEGEVGQSNGGDILHLMMGVLKEDVIGIDGLGFDDKLPADNLYHLQAVEFGKLVSQLRPEESEDVVVSACQKLTVFFQHRPEQKLVFMTQHGLLPLLELLEVPRTRVQVICSVLQVLNQIVKDNTDFQENACLVGLVPVVMGFAVPDRTREVRMEAAYFLQQLCQSSALTLQMFIACRGIPVLVGFLEADYAKYREMVHLAIDGMWQVFKLQRSTLRNDFCRIAAKNGILLRLINTLYSLNEATRLASISGGGASSMDGLAMRPRSGPLDPTNNTFIHSDNNSSSGLDSRFFTLDTDKRQLSNSSVEAPVTSRSPESTSVDKIDPLLHDVEPKQRLSNFGRLSTDRPRKSTDTGSNGYHVTHQQENVRPLLSLLEKEPPSRHFSGQLEYVRHLTALEKHESILPLLHSSNEKKTNGLDFLMAEFAEASSRGRENANIESMTKTSHKVANKKPGVVGPNEGGASTSAIASQTASGVLSGSGVLNARPGSATSSGLLSHMVSPWNADVAREYLEKVTDLLLEFAGADSTVKSYMCSQSLLSRLFQMFNKIEPPILLKLLKCINNLSTDPHCLEHLQRADAIKHLIPNLDLKDGPLVSQIHHEVLNALFNLCKINKRRQEQAAENGIIPHLMRFIMSDSPLRQYALPLLCDMAHASRNSREQLRAHGGMDVYLSLLEDRIWSVTALDSIAVCLAHDNDNKKVEQALLKKDAVQKLVKFFQSCPEQFFSHILEPFLKIITKSSRINTTLAVNGLTPLLISRLDHQDAIARLNLLKLIKV, encoded by the exons ATGTCTCGTCAAGCGACCACCACAGCTTTTCATAAATCGAAAACCCTAGACAACAAATAT ATGCTGGGGGATGAGATTGGGAAAGGAGCATATGGTCGAGTATACAAGGGTTTGGACTTGGAGAATGGAGATTTCGTTGCGATAAAACAAGTCTCTTTGGAGAATATATTACAGGAGGATCTTAACATTATCATG CAAGAGATCGACTTGCTTAAG AATTTGAATCACAAGAATATAGTAAAATATCTTGGATCCTTAAAGACAAAGACCCATCTTCATATAATCCTTGA GTATGTTGAGAATGGCTCACTTGCGAACATTATTAAGCCAAACAAATTTGGGCCATTCCCCGAATCATTGGTGGCTGTTTATATAGCCCAG GTTTTGGAAGGATTGGTTTATTTGCATGAACAAGGAGTTATTCATCGAGATATTAAGGGTGCAAATATCTTGACTACCAAAGAG GGTCTTGTAAAATTAGCAGATTTTGGGGTTGCTACAAAGCTAACTGAAGCTGACATTAATACACATTCAGTTGTTGGCACACCTTACTGGATGGCTCCTGAG GTAATCGAAATGTCAGGAGTTTGTGCTGCATCTGATATATGGAGTGTGGGTTGTACTGTGATTGAGCTACTTACCTGTGTACCTCCTTACTATGATCTTCAACCCATGCCGGCTCTCTTTAGGATCGTTCAG GATGAAAATCCTCCGATACCAGATAGCCTATCACCCGGCATTACAGATTTTCTGCGTCAATGCTTCAAAAAG GATGCTAGGTTGAGACCCGATGCAAAGACACTGCTATCTCACCCTTGGATACAAAATTCTAGACGTGTTGTATTGCAGTCTTCACTCCGCCATAGTGGTACACTGAG AAATATAGAAGATGATGGTTCAGTGAGTGTGAAAAGTTCAAATGCAGATGATTTAAGCAATGCTGAGAACCTGACTGCAGAGAAAGTTAAA GAAAATAAAACTGAGTTGCTATTAGCTGAGGCTACTCTTGCTGGCACATCTTATGAAGGAAACAATTCAACTGTCGATGAAAACGCAGATGCATATGATGATGATGTGTCAGCAGACCAAGTTGCCACCTTAGCTATTCATGATATATCACCATTGGATTCTTCATCTGCTAATGACGAAGCATCCAAAATAATAGATGTCCATGAGCTATTAGAATTGAATCCAACAAATGGTGAATCTAGATCTCCAGAGTCAAAGTCAAAAGGTCAAACAGTCAAAGAAAACGGAAGTTCTGTTATTGCCAACAACAGTCCTCATAATTCTGGACGCAGCCAAAGCTCCCAAAAGGGTGCGAAGGGATCAAAAATGGTTGTTAGTAATGAACTGAGTAAATTTAGTGATACACCCGATGATGCTTTGTTGGATGATTTATTTCAGCCGATAGATAAAAACGATAATCGATCAGCTGAAGCTTCAACGTCTTCATCGTTACATctgaatcaaagtaataaatttgcTACTGATAGTGGGAAAGCTGACCTGGCAACACAGTTAAGAGCTACAATCGCACAAAAACAAATGGAAGGTGAAGTGGGCCAGTCTAATGGTGGAGATATACTCCATTTAATGATGGGTGTGTTAAAGGAGGATGTTATTGGTATCGATGGTCTG GGTTTTGATGATAAACTACCAGCAGACAATCTTTATCACCTTCAG GCTGTTGAATTTGGAAAATTAGTTTCACAATTGAGACCAGAGGAATCAGAAGATGTGGTCGTGTCTGCTTGCCAAAAGTTAACCGTTTTCTTCCAACACCGCCCTGAGCAGAAACTTGTATTTATGACCCAACATGGCCTGCTTCCTCTTCTAGAATTGCTCGAGGTTCCAAGGACACGG GTGCAGGTTATATGCTCCGTGCTTCAGGTTCTAAATCAAATTGTCAAGGATAATACTGATTTCCAGGAAAATGCTTGTCTTGTTGGTCTT GTCCCTGTTGTTATGGGCTTTGCAGTGCCTGATAGAACAAGAGAGGTTCGTATGGAAGCGGCCTACTTTTTGCAGCAACTTTGCCAGTCAAG TGCATTGACGTTGCAAATGTTTATAGCTTGCCGTGGGATACCTGTTCTTGTTGGATTTCTTGAGGCTGATTATGCAAAATACAG GGAAATGGTACATTTAGCTATTGATGGCATGTGGCAAGTATTTAAGCTTCAAAGATCAACCCTAAGGAACGATTTTTGTCGCATAGCTGCAAAAAACGGAATATTACTTAGGCTTATCAATACCCTTTATAGCTTAAACGAGGCAACACGGTTAGCTTCCATATCTGGCGGTGGTGCATCATCAATGGACGGTTTAGCCATGCGACCCCGCTCGGGTCCACTGGACCCCACTAATAATACTTTCATCCATAGTGATAACAATTCATCAAGCGGTTTGGATTCAAGATTCTTTACATTAGATACCGATAAACGTCAATTGAGTAACAGTAGTGTTGAAGCTCCAGTTACTTCAAGATCACCCGAATCAACATCAGTGGATAAAATTGATCCTTTATTACATGATGTTGAACCTAAACAAAGACTTTCTAATTTTGGAAGGTTGTCAACTGATAGACCTAGAAAGTCAACGGATACTGGGTCAAACGGGTATCATGTGACACATCAGCAAGAGAATGTGAGGCCACTTTTAAGTTTGTTAGAGAAGGAACCACCATCACGACATTTTTCGGGACAGCTTGAATATGTACGACATCTTACAGCGTTGGAGAAACATGAAAGTATACTGCCTCTTTTGCATTCGTCTAATGAAAAAAAGACCAATGGGCTTGACTTCTTAATGGCTGAATTTGCTG AGGCTTCGAGTCGTGGAAGAGAAAATGCTAACATCGAATCGATGACTAAGACTTCTCACAAAGTAGCTAATAAAAAGCCCGGGGTGGTGGGACCCAACGAGGGAGGGGCTTCCACATCAGCAATTGCATCACAGACAGCATCAGGTGTACTATCAGGTTCTGGAGTTTTAAATGCTAGACCAGGTAGTGCCACATCATCAGGACTCCTGTCCCACATGGTGTCACCATGGAATGCTGACGTGGCGCGTGAATATTTGGAAAAAGTGACGGATCTTCTACTTGAGTTTGCTGGTGCAGACTCAACAGTGAAGTCTTATATGTGCAGCCAAAGTTTGCTTAGCCGCCTCTTTCAGATGTTCAATAAAATAGAACCCCCAATCTTGTTAAAG TTGCTAAAATGCATCAATAATTTGTCAACTGATCCACATTGTTTAGAGCATTTACAAAGAGCTGATGCGATCAAGCATCTTATTCCGAATCTTGATCTCAAAGATGGTCCTCTTGTGTCTCAAATTCATCACGAG GTTCTCAATGCACTATTCAACCTATGCAAGATAAATAAAAGAAGACAAGAGCAAGCAGCCGAAAACGGAATCATTCCACACTTGATGCGTTTTATTATGTCAGATTCTCCATTAAGACAATACGCGTTACCTTTATTATGTGACATGGCGCACGCATCACGTAATTCACGTGAACAATTACGAGCACACGGTGGAATGGATGTATACTTAAGTTTACTTGAAGACCGAATTTGGTCCGTAACAGCATTAGATTCGATAGCTGTTTGTTTAGCACATGACAACGATAACAAAAAAGTTGAACAAGCTTTATTAAAAAAAGATGCAGTTCAAAAGTTAGTTAAATTCTTCCAAAGTTGTCCGGAACAGTTTTTCTCACACATTTTAGAGCCGTTTTTGAAGATTATCAC GAAATCATCTAGGATTAATACAACATTGGCGGTTAATGGGTTGACACCTTTGCTTATATCCCGACTTGATCACCAGGATGCTATAGCTCGTCTTAATCTGCTTAAACTTATCAAGGTTTGA